The Canis lupus familiaris isolate Mischka breed German Shepherd chromosome 5, alternate assembly UU_Cfam_GSD_1.0, whole genome shotgun sequence region aataaatagaatatttttaaaaagagaaagagaaaggaaagtacTTAAAAAGTCCCAGTCTGAAGGagaggatggggatccctgggtggcgcagcagtttagcgcctgcctttggatcagggcgtgatcctggagacctgggatcgaatcccacgtcgggctcccggtgcatggagcctgcttctccctctgcctgtgtctctgcctctctctctctctctctgtgactatcataaataaatttttaaaaaaattaaaaaaagaaaaaagaaggagaggatGATATTCAGGGGTCCTGGTCTTTGCCCCCAGGAAATCCCTTGCCCGGGCTCTGGAGCTGTCATTGGCCAGTCtgagaaatattcaaaataaccCATTGCACAGTGGACGTGTCTTTGGGGTGGGGCTTTGGATCCAGGGCCTCACATCTCACGTGGTTGTTGGGTGCTCATGGTCACCCACAGGCAATGAAAGGGACGGATGAGGGTTAAGTGCTGTGGCCAGGAAGCCCACCAACTCCATCCTCACTCCCCAGCCAGGCCCAAGCAGAGGCATGGGGGGCTCTGTCCCCTTCACGTCGGCCCTTCCCGCTGGCTATGTGGTCCACGCAGTAAGGCCCCGCTGAGCAGTGGGGAGCACAAGGCTCAGGAAGAGACCTGGCAGAGAATCTTGGTCACTGAGTACCCCTCCCCGGGCCATGGACAGGGCATGTGCAGGGCCAGCGTCATGGGCAAGTGACCAGAGCACTTGCatgtgccccccacctccccttgaGGCTTTGTGCCTGGTGATCACCATCTTGAAATCCTTAGTCATTTTATCCCTGACTTTGTGTTTGTGAGTGAAGCCCAAGGGTCAGCAGAGCACGTGAGCAATCGGGGGTAGGGAACAGGGAGGCCTCGAGCCTCAGCTCGCATAGGGTCCTGCAGCCCTAGACGGGTTCTTGGCCGCCAAACACAGCCTGGGCTTCTCGGCCCCTGCTTAGCAACCCCACTACCCCCCGCCATCCGTAGGAGCCGGGGTTGGGCACAGCCCCTGGGTCACCTTAGGGCAGGCCACAGCGGTCCCCGCCATACTCAGGTGAAAGCACCCAGGAACATTCAGCAGGTGACAGCCTCTCCCCCactcctgatcccaggaccctccctcccaccttgcAGTGTCCACAATACAGCATGAGATGTCAGGTGGGAGCCCATGAGAGGAGGAGATGTCTGGTTTGATTTCTGGGTCCCCAGCCAGGGCCCCGAGCTGCGGTCACAGTCCGCAAGAGGGAGAATCCCGGCTTAGACGCAGGTGCACTTAGCACCCGCCATTTCCAGGACCACAAACATCTGTGGCCCAATTTCTGGGGTTCCTGGAAGGCCCCCTCCTCATCCCACCCTGTCCCCCACATCCCACTCTTCACATCCTAGGTTCCCCCtcaacctcccctccccactaCCCCATACTCCTCACCACCCTACACAACCCTACATTCCCCATCCACAGGCCCTCACCCCGCGCTTTGTccaccccaggctcccctgctccctgtgcACCCTCCACTCAGAGCATTCCTCCACCCTgaccacccctcaccccaccgTCTCGGGCTCCCCTCCTACCCTGCATTCCCCTCTGCCCTATATTCCCCCAACCCTATAGTCTCCCCACCCAGTGCTCTCTCCACCCagcacaccccccaccccttgcacCCTCCATGCGCCACATCCCCCCAGCTTGGAGGGCAGGCCCGGGAGTGGGAGGTGGGCCCCTGGGAGTGGGAAGAGTGGGTACAGGTACAGCCTGAGTGTGGGAGGCAGCTGTCAGGCAGGTGTGCAAGAAGTGCAAGCTCCTAGCAGGAACCCATAGGCAGACCCTGGACAAGCTCCTTGACCTCCtcaagactcagtttccccatttgcaCCCTGGAGAAAATACCAGTGATTAAGCCCCAGGGTGGCAGAAGCTAAGCACCCCATCTCTGTGGAAAGGTCCCAGCTCCTGGCAGGGTCAGTGCGGGCACCAGTACGAGTATCCGCACCCACATCCTGGGACTCCCCACGGGGTGGAAGCCGTCACCAACACGGGCATGTGACTGTGGGTGGGACAGACACAGACTCCTGATTCCTGAGTCCATTTTCTGCAGGTGGGTTCCCCGAAGTGGACGGAGGACACCGACCCTCTCAGCCCCAGGGCGGAGACTCCTGGAAGAGATGTGCTCTCCCCGCTGCAAGAGGGGTAGGTGCTCCAGGCCTGTCCCACAGGCAGCCTTTGGTCCACTCAGGGCCTTCGGCCAGTCATGGCTCTGGGCCCAGGGCTCTGGAGGGTTTTCCTGGAACACTCTGGCTCAAAGCAGAGAGTGAGGCTGCAGCTTGGAACCTTCTGGTACGTGCCTCTCAGGGCTCCCTGGCCCGGGACAGACTTCGTTATCTCATCTCATCTTGAGACCAGCTGGAAAGACGCCAGACTGACTGAGGCACAGAAGTGGCATCACCATTTCTACCATCACCCAATTTCTGTGCTTGGAACCTTGAGACCACCAAGTGGCCCACTGGAGAACTAAGTCACCTGACCCACGGCTTGCCCACCTCCAGACTGGGCATGAGGTCATCCCAGATCACCCAGCCTCTAGCCAACCTGCCAGCCAGACAAATGACAAAAGCCTGTAGAGATCAGCTGAATCAACTCAATCTGGAAGAAGCTCCCAACCGACCCACAGAATTGTGAATAAActctgtgggttttgttttgttttgttttgcccatCTGGTATCTGAGAAATGATAACACagtatagttttgttttatttttgtttttaaacaatggcCTTACTAAGGTGTAATACGCATATCATGACAGTCATCCACAGTGAGTGGACACATTgatgaattttagaaaattagagAGCTGTGCAACTCTCACCACCATCAGGGTTTAGAACATCTCCATCACTCTAAAAAGTTGCCCCTGTCTGCAGTTTctcatctccccacctccctctccagcCTGGGCAACCATCCATCTGCTTACTGTCTCTGTAAATAAATGTgtctcttctggacatttcctgtAAGTGGGATCATACAGCCTGTGGTCTTGTGCACCTGGCTTTTCTCCACTTGGGGTAaggtttttgaggttcatccacgATGCTGCATTTATCAGTAGCTCACTTCCTTTCATTGCATAATATAATCTGATTGCACGAATAAGCCACATGTTGATTATTCTTTTACTAGGTAATGAACATTTGCatagtttccagtttggggctattccCAATAACGCTGCTATGAGCATTCACCAATGAGTCTCTATCTTCCTGTGAAAGCCTTTCATTTCTCATAGGTAGATGCCTGGGAGAGGAATTCCTGATATGGCAGGTGTATGTTTTTATGAACCCGCCAACCCATGTTTCCAAAGACACTGCACCTCTTTACATTCCCAGCGACAGCACTGGAGGATGGCAGGTTCTCCACCTCTAGCAGACTAGAAGCTTCATGAGCTGCAGTCTCTGGCTGTGAGATAGAAGTCTGTTGGAGCAGCCATTCAACCCTTGCATtcctcattcaacaaatactatcTGAGCACCTGCCACTGTGTAGTAGGCTCTGGCCCTGCAAGAAATCCCTGGCACCtccaggagatggagagagagagagagagcaccctgAGGACATTGCTTCTGCACCCTTGTCCTGGACTCCCCTGGGTCTTTTCCTTAGAGGAGGCCATGAGTACCTTGATGACAGTCTGAGTTGGGTCTTTGGCAACCGGCAACTGGCAGGCCTGCCAGCATACCTCTCCAACTCCTTGGGACCCAGAAAGTCTCAGTGGCTGTTCTCACATTGCACAGGGCAACACCAGCCTGTCTTGGAACCTCCTGGAACCTCAGCGCGCAGCTACCAGGGGAAGCCAGAGAAGGGCCCGGGGAATGATGCCCAGAGAGGCCTGGGTAGGGGCTGCGGAGAAAGTACCTGTTGCTAATCAAACGTGATTAGCTGGGATTCGGCACTTGGGTTGAGGAGGGCGAGGGAAAGCCCAGCCCGGGATGGGCAGATACAGTAATCGCAGGAGGGAAAGAtggtgaggaagaagaaaatgcacCATCTACCTCTGGGCCTTGGGATAGTGGGAGCCTTGGTTTCGTGCCTATTCTTGCCTACGGGGCTTCTAACTTTCAAGTTTTCTCAAAGATTATGGATTCGGTTTTTTacgtattatattttattttatttttaaagattttatttatttattcatgagagacacacagagaggcagagacataggcagagcgagaagcaggctccatgcaggaagcccgatgtgggacttgatcctggaatccagggatcatgccctgagccaaaggcagatgctcaactgatgagccacccaggcgtccctacgtATTATATTttagactgaaaaataaaagcaaaaaccagAAAGACctgtaataaatatatcttttaaaaggaCATATCAATCCCCGGGGAAGCTCCGCACGCCTCTGCGCTCCCGGTGGTCCCCGCCTCAGCTCCCACCTCTGCGCGGACTCCCCTCCTGGTCCCGCCCCCGCCGGTTGCCATGGGAACAGGCCGCGGGCCGCGGCGCGGGTCtccggcgcgggcgggggcggggaggagccggGGGAGGCGCGCGCCGAGCggtccccgcccctcccgggcaGAGCCGCCGCGCAGTCCGGCCGCCGCCCACCGCGCTCCGCAGGCGACCCCCGCGCTCCGCGCCCATGGCCGCCCCGCTCTTCCCGCGCCAGCCCTGGGCCCCCGCGCCGACCCGCCCGGACCCCGCCGTCGACCCCGGGGGCCTGTTCGACGAGCCCCCCCCGGAGGAGCCCCTCGCGGCCCGCGCGCCCAGGGCGGCGGCGGGCAGGAGGGCGGGTCGGCGCGCCGGCGGGAGGGCGCAGGGGGCCCGCACGGGGCAACCCCCCAAGGCCGcggcgcgccccccgccccaggaggaGGCGCCCCCCCGGGACGAGGGCTGCTACCTCGACCATTTCCCGCACCTCTCCATCTTTATCTACGCGGCCATCGCCTTCTCGATCACCTCCTGCATCTTCACCTACATCCACCTGCAGCTGGCCTGagggcccgggggcccggggctggggcggggggcgaggaGGGAGCCCGCGGGCTCGGCCTGGGTGTGCGGAGCGCGCTGCACACCCTCCATCTAGCTTCTGCTGCTTGCTTCTTTTGTCCTGTGCTTGTCACTACCTTTGTGTCACTGCGCATCTGGAGGCGCGTCCGAGGCAGCTGCCAGGAATGAAATAAGAGTGTTTGCGCCTGAGATTCGGGGAGGGGGCCGTCACCCCTGACGTCTAGAGGAGCGGGGTGCGGCTGACGACTGATCGTGTCCGTGGACCCTACACTTCAGGAGGTGGGAGCGCGCGCAGAGAGCCCAACCTTCGGTTTCTTAAGGGCCGAGCTGGCGGAAGGGCCCCCGCGGGAGGGTCGGCGCCCTGGTCTGCGCCCTGTGATGCTACATCGCCCCCGGAGCACTGGCCGGGTCCCACGCCCTCCCCCCGGGACTGGCAGACCTGAGGGCGCCGCGGACGCCGCCGGAGCACAGGACACAGTGAGTGGCATCGTCGGGGTGGCTCGTCCTCGCCCGTCCCCGGGGCTGGAGCTGAGCCCGACTCTGCGTTTCTCCTGCTTTAGGCTGTGCTGCGGCTGCggagcagggaggagagccaCAGCGGGAGGGGCCGTCCTGGCAGGAGGCCACATTGTCGTCGGGTCCTGGACGGCGTGGGACCTGCGACTGCAGGCCTCCTCCGGACACGGGGCCATCTCTGGGCGCTGCGCGGGATGAGACTCTGGGGCCCTGGCTGGGGTGCGCGGGAGGGTGTTCCTTCTGCATCTTTGGCGGCTTCTGGGGCAATGGGACCCAGGACGAAGGGCGTGGGGTATCTGTTATTGGCAAGAATTCCTGCTGGAGAACTACCCGACCCATAGGAGTGGTCATCTCAGACCCAAGAGGCCTAACACCGAAACCCCCTCACCTGGCGTCTCCTTTTACTCCTGAATGTTAAATGTCATCAATCCAGTGCGCTACCACCTTACCTGGAAATGTTTGTCTTACCTCTAATGAAATAAATCCCTTTTGCAGCCTCCTGTATACGGAGTTCTCACTTAATTTAGAGCCCTGCAGGGGCTTGCCAAGCTTCCTGGTCTGCTGGGTTTCACCCCATAATTCTCACAGCATCCCTACCCTCCCTCCTAAACACTTGTCCCATGATCAGCCTCAGGTGCAGCCTCCCCCTCCACTAACTGAGTATGCAGGCCTCTAGGGCACCCTTCTCCATATCTGATTCCCAGGATGCATCAAAGTCCGGTTCTGTCCCCTCACATCAGGTCTGAGAGGTCCCTTGTGGCTTTATCTGCTGCTCCTCAGATTTCTTCCCCCATTGCTTCCATTATCAAGACACGTCTTGATACAGTACAGTACAGTCCCCCCACTAAGCTCTAGGATTTGCCCCTATTCACCCAGATTCTGTCTTTATAAGCTCGGTAAATTCCAGCATCAGAGACTTGTCACTCCCCAGTTCTGTGATTCCATGATCCCACATCACCGCAGCCCCACTATCTTGCTTGCCCTTCTGCACTTCGTTGCAGTACTACAAACCCGATGCCCTTGTTCCCCAATGTCAGCCTGTGCTTTACACCCATAGTTTACTACAATGATGCCCCCAACAACTAGTGGCTCTATTCCCCAAAATTAAGTCTCCAAGGTACCTGCAATATGTACCTTCCCACGTTTCAGTCTTGGATATAGGATCTCTCCTACCTACTTCTAATATTTGACTAATAATCACTGAGTCCCCATACATAGCTCTGTGTTCTCCAAACGGTTCCATTGTTTCCCATTCACACATCCCCCAGAATACCCATTATACGGTCCTTCAGTGACTACTCAGGATATGACCCCCCAGTAATCTCCCCTCCACTAATCCCCTGAGAGTAGATTCTCCCTGCCATTCCTAAAGCCAGAGTCCCCTGTTCCTCAACATATGCCCCCACTCCCTACCCCAAATTCCAATATCTGGTTCCCATGACTATTGTTAACTAGATTATCTTGCCTCTATAATCTGAACATAGGCTCCAATATTCTCCCTAAAAGTCCAGTCTCATTTGATCCCCTTATTTCAGGATTCCTTGTGTGTTCCCCCCAAACTCTGAAGATCACTGCCTGATAGGGGGCTCCAGTCTTCCCTAACGTTCACCCCATCATGGTTGACCTCAGTATTaagctcctcccacccccagaatGAATTGCTTTCTTCCCATACGCCCATGTTCTCCCGTTAGCCTTAATTTTCTCCATACCCTAAAATTCTTGAAACATCTGAAATCTCCCAGATCTCCTTGAAATTCCTGATTCCACTGGGCTCCAGGACTTGGCCCTTATTTTCTAACCAATATTAAAATTCTTGTACTGTTACACCATCCATGTGTACCTTCAGCATCTTTTCCTCTTACATAGTTTAAATATCCCGTGAtagaggttcctgggtggctcagatggtcaggcatctgtctttggctcaagtcatgatatcagggtcctgggattgagtcccacactgggctccctgctcagtggggagtctgcttctccccctccctttgttcattctctcaaataaataaatatctaaatatctaaatatacatACAGCCTCTCCACTCAAGTGCTAATGGACATCTTTTCAGGGTTCAACCATAAAAACAAATAGGCCCATTTTGGGGGTCAATTTGCCATGTTGCTCAAAAATCAAATCCTAAAGAGGGTCTTACTGACCTGGCTAGGATCATGTGCCCACCTTTGGCTGGAAGGCGGAAGGGATAACTTAAGATACGATGCAATAGGAAAGAAAGTTTTCCAAAGGAAAGCTGGAGTCACCAAAACCATGGAGGGTGGGCAGGCAAAAATAACTAGGCATCCTGTAAAGTGACTCTTAGCAGATCACAAATGATGGCGGGAAAGACAACTTTTGGGGGAAACTTTTCCCATTATGTATTGAGCTGTCAGGGGTCAGCAGGTATATGGGGGCAGTGAACAGTGGTTTCTGGATACCATGGCATAGTTCGGAAGTCTACGTTGGGGGACACAGTTGGAATCTAGCCGTGTGGAACAGTGGAATCTCAAACTGGAAGAATGAAtggatccattttttaaaagattttatttatttgagagagagagaaagagcgcacaagcatggggagggatgaacagtggggaggagcagagggagaggaagaagcagctctgcactgagcagggagcccgacacggggctccatcccaggacccccagatcacgacccaagccgaaggcagatagatgctccactgactgagccagccaggcgcccctagagcACATACTCATTATTTTTACCAACATtgctgagatataattcacataacacaGAACTCATTCATTTACTATATCCACAGAGTTGCACagccatcaccatcatcaatATTGGGATATTTCATTACCCTGAAAAGAAACCCTTCACCCCTTACCCATCTCCTTCCAACTCCAGCCCCGCTCCCATCCCTGGGCTGCCACTAATCCACTTCCTGTCTCTGGATTTGTCCCATCTGCACGTTTCCCATacgtggaatcatacagtacatgAGTGCGTGGCCCTTTGTGACCAGCTCCTTTCACTTACTACATTTCCGAGGTTCACCTGTCACAGCATGTAGTAGCTTCAGTTGTACTGCTGAAGTGtcccattgcatggatataccacatttcatGTATCCATCCATTTGTTTggttcatttgggttttttctgctctatggctactatgaataatgctgccgtgaacattcacatacaatcTTGTGTGCACGGACTGAGTGCAGAAGAATCTCTTACACAGTAGTCCCCTAGAATCCTGTTTGTTTCTAGAAGGTTGGTAGTCACAGGAGTGCTGATGATACTGACTCTATACGGGCCCTCTGTCTCGTTCACGTTCATGCCATGACCTGTCTTGGGGCTATATGTTTCAGGTCCCTTGGAGATTAACACACCTGCACTAGAAATGCCCACCCAGGCCAGGATGGGGGCAGGTGGGTTTCAACCTCCCTTGAATCTGTTAGCAATAAGAGTCCTTCCCTTGCCGATGCAGCAACGGTGCCACGAGATCCAGTTCAAGGCTAGCTGTCAACGGGGTGGATGCCAGTCCTCTGAGTTGCATGTGAACCTCTGATGTCATACCACTGCCCTCTGCGCATCCCCTCGCTCTGTAAACATCTATGGACCGGGGACCGGACTTGGTGGAGTGTAACTGCTGGGTGGCCGACCTCTCTCATCCTGTGGCAGGAAGTTGCCCTAAACTGCGTTAACTGTGTGGCTGTTTCCTGGTCTCAAAGTGCCTTCTCAGACTGGGGAACACTCTAGTCCCTTCCCCACCTTCTAACTACATTGATATTGGCTCTTTACTTTTTGGAAACGCCATGCCCAGCAGTCTGCCTACCAGTGGCCTGCACTACAGCAGCAGgatgggggcacagggaggggaaTATACACGCCTGAGTCTGGGGAATCCAAGGTTGGTATTACAAAGTCAAAGGCTCTGACCCCGAGGTGAGGAGAAAACTGGTGAGGCCGATGCTGGAGGGAATGGCACCTTGAGGCAGCGTGGATAACCAAGAGATTATTATCCAGACTTCTCATTTTTTGTGGGAGGAATTTAATTATTAGAGGATGACAGGGTCAAGTAGATTAATCTGTTCCTGTGGAGACACCCCCATGACAAACAGTATCAATATCCACCAGTTACCAAGCACTCACTCAACATGAGATGAACtcctgagtttttgttttgtttttttttttttaagctgggtgtggagcctgatgcagggctcaaactcacgaccctgagatcaagacataaGCTGGAATCCGGAGTCGAACGCATAACcacctgagcccccaggcatccctgaactcCTTGAGCTCTAGACGCTGTGGACTTTATCCTCCTGTCCAGATCACGTCCGTATTTTAAGTGCTCTCAGACAAAtcgtattattattattgcatctGTGAGGCCAAGCAGGTGTCAGCTGTTTCCTAGGCAAGCGGCCCACCTCCTCGTGTGTATGAATACTCTAATATCTGGGTTTAATCAGGTCTATGAGTAAACATGTCACAAACCTAGGCactcaaaagaacagaaatgcaTTCTCCCctgctctggaggccagaaatccaaaaCAAGGGTgtcacacacccccaccccacaagtGCCTTGCAGGAAAGGTCTTTGCTTCTTCCAGCTGGTGGTGGCTGCTGGCGCCCCCAGGCGCATGACCCCGTCACTCCCACCGGCCTCTAGGATTATACTAGGTCCTCCTCTTCCATCTCAGATCTCTTGCTTTTTTCTAGTGAAAACACTGgtcactggatttagggcccacccagataGTTCACAAGACTCCCCTTATCTCTACATCCTGAACATAATTATTCTTTTCCCAGATAAGGAACAATGACAGGTTCCAGGAATCAGGACATGGATGTATCTTTGGGGGAATCACCATTTAACGCTCTatactagatttattttttaagatttatttattttatggagagtatgcatgcacacacgtgtgagcagggagggggcagagggagagagaatctccaaggaGACTCTCCATCGAGTGCGgatcctgactcagggctcgatcccacaaccctgagatcatgacctgagctgaaaccaagagctcaacactcaactgactgagccacccagaggcccctctaTACTAGGAAATGTTAAATAAGCTACAAACatggcgcctggctggctcagttgatggagtatgtgatatttttaagattttctttattttatttatttattcatgagagacacacagagaaaggcagagacacaggcagagggagaagtaggctccctccaggagcccaatgcgggactagatcccaggaccccaggatcacgccctgagccgaaggcagatgctcaaccactgagccacccaggcatcctggaatatacaactcttgatctcagggtcatgagttcaagccccaccttgggcgtagagattacttaaaataataacagcagATTGAAAACGAAAGCCTTTACAATATATATATCTCACGTACAGGATTGGAAAAAAAGACTCTTTGATAATAAACAGATTCCAGGTGAATACAGGCATCTTAAATCTATGAATATTTAATTCCAAGTATTAATGCCCTGAGCTACTCTTCTACATAAAGGAGAAACTCGAAATCCTGTTCTTTTGGAAGACATGGAAAGTAAGCAACACTGTAGGAGCAGCTACTGCTATTCTGCTCTTTTTATGGGTGATATAACACTTCACATGGattaatttcagaagaaaatattagattcCACTAAATCCAAGCACGAGGCAGCTAAAATTTCCCACTGTGGGCACTAAATATTTGATGCGTAGGAGTATGAATaagtaagttaaaaatattaGGGACAAGGCAAAACTAAAGTATGGGAGGAAAATGACATAAATACCTAGTGGTCAGTTCAGATACTTTGCTCCCGGCTGTTCTAGGCTTGTCCCTCCACTCCAGCTACACTTGCCTCTTCTGTGTCCATGGTCT contains the following coding sequences:
- the LOC100688504 gene encoding atherin encodes the protein MAAPLFPRQPWAPAPTRPDPAVDPGGLFDEPPPEEPLAARAPRAAAGRRAGRRAGGRAQGARTGQPPKAAARPPPQEEAPPRDEGCYLDHFPHLSIFIYAAIAFSITSCIFTYIHLQLA